The genomic region GGACAGGCCCAGGCCCGTTCCCGCGCCCGTGGGCTTGGTGGTGAAGAAGGGGGTGAAGATCCGGTCCTGGAGCTCGCGCGCAATCCCGGTGCCGTTGTCGCGGATCCGGATCTCCACCCGGGCGTCCACGCTCTGGCTGCTCAGCGTCACCTCCGGAGAGAAGCCAGCGCCCGCTGACCTCCTCTTCTCCTCCACCGCATACAGGCTGTTGGCGAGGATGTTCAGGATGGCCCGCCCGAAGTCCTGGGGCACCAGCGCCACCTCACCCACCGAGGGGTCCAGCCTCCCCCGGAGCGTCACCTCCAGGCCCGGGTACACGGACCGCATCTTCTCGGAGGCCGGTATCGGCGGTGAGGACCTTAGCCGCGACGCAGCAGCACTTCCATGGTGGCATCGAGCATGGCTTCATCGCTGTGCAGTCTGGGCCGGGGCACGGCCACGGTAACTCTCACGTAGCGGAAGCGAGGGTTCGATTCCCGCCGGAGCTCGCGCCCTGGCCATGAAGGCGACGAAGATGGAGGAGTCATGTACTCACCTCGTTGGGCGATGACGATATGCCTTGCAGTGACGTTGTCCGCGTGCGGCCTGCTCCGCGGTGAGGATGACGAGGAGAGCCTGCAGCCGGATGGCGGGCCCACGGGCGATGGCGGAACCACGTTCACCGGCGTCAACGCGGTGAACGTGCCCCTGTCCTCGGGGGCGCTCTCCTTTGCCGGCGCGGCGGCGGCGCTGAACCCCACGATGCCGGACGCCACCCGCTTCCGCGTCCAGCTCCTCGAGGGAGCCGGGGCGTGCTCCGCCACCGTCTCCCCCGGAGGCCACATGCTGGAGTTCTTCGTCTACGCGTCCGGGCCGGGCGCCACGCCCGTCACCGTGGGCACGTACGACGAGAGCGGGCTGCTCCGGAGCCCGCCCATCTCGGTCGAGGCGTACATCAGCCGGTGGGGTTACCCCACCCCCTCCAGCCCCTGCGGGACCTACGGGTCCGGCTTCTCCATGCACTACGTGGTGAGCCAGCCGCGCTCGGTCACCATCACCGCGATCGACGCCACCCGGGTCACCGGCACCTACCGCTTCAAGCTGGAGGGCCTTCGGGGCGAGCGGGTCGATGTCAGCGGGACCTTCGACGCGCCCCTGTGCGACACCTCGGATTTCAGGGTCATCTGCCAGTAGGTTGTCTGAGGTGAGAGCGCCGCGGCGAGCTCGAGAACTGCGACAGCACCAAGTACTTCATTGGAGAGGGCGAGAACCGTTACTACTCCTTCTCGGCCGTCTCGAAGTGCCCCAACGACTGACGCATGCGGCTACCGGGAGGCCCTGGCTTCCTCGAGCAGGGCCTGGATGGTGGCCGCGTGCTTGCCACGGGTGGGCGCCCAGTCCGCCGGTGCGCGCCCCGCGCGGTCACGAAGGAAGGGGTCACCGCCAGCCGCGATCAGCGCCTTCACGATGTCCGGGATGGCATGGCTCAGTGCCATGTGCAGTGGGCGCTGACCTTCTTGATCGGCCGCGTTGGGGTCCGCCCCCGCCGCCAGCAGCCGCTCCACCACCGGGGTATGCAGGCGCGCCGACGGCTTGAACAAGGCCATGTGCAGCGCGGTGAGTCCCTTCTCGGTGCGATGGCCGGGCCTGGCTCCCCGGGTCAGCAGCAGCTCGACCATCGCCAGCTCGCCAGCGCGCGCGGCCTGCATCAGCGCCGTCGCATGGCCCTTGAACTGGGTCCAGTCGGGGTCGAGACCGGCATCCAGCATGGCCCGGGCCAGCTTCAGATTGCCCTGGCTGGCGATCGACGGAAAATCCTGCGTCGCCCATGGGCTGCGCGCGATGCCACCGGAGAAGGTCCATTCCGGCTCCGCCGGGGCGCCGCCCGCGGCCTCCTTCTGTACGGCATCCCGCCTCGCCTGTGCGGCCTTGCGCGCATTCTTCTTGCTGCTACGCCAGAAGGCATGCGTGGCCGGATAGCGCGTCGGGTCGGCGAGGTAGTTCGCCAGGGCTGCGTGACCGTTCTCCAGCGCCACGTCCGCCGGCGACTGTCCGTCGTGGTCCGCCTGCTCCCGGTTGGCGCCGGCTTCGACCAGACACCGCGCGATGTCCGCGAAGCCATTGGCGGCGGCGATCCACAGCGCCCCAGTCCCCGTCTCGTCCGCATCATTCACGCTGGCGCCGGCCTTCAGAAGGATCTCGACGAGCTCGGCGAAGCCGTGCGTGGCCGCTGCCACCAGGGGCGGCGCATAGGCGGACACATTCGGATCCGCCCCGGCGGAGAGCAGGATGCGCACGGCCCCCGTCTCGCCGCGATCGCAGGCGTAGGACAGTGGGGTGGCCTGGTAGGCATGGACGTCGGCCTCGTCCGGGTCGGCGCCGGCGGCGAGCAAGCGTTCCAGCGCGGAGAGATCGGCGTGCTCGATGGCCTCGAACAGGTTGGTGGGTGTCATATGGTGTTGAAGGAGGAAGGTTCATCTTCATTACGCCATCTCCCGGTATGTTTGTCCGCAAGAGTCGGGCAGCGCTTCCACCAAAGCCCCCCCACCCTCGGAGGCACTTCATGCGTCTGTTCCTTCCGGTTGTCACAGCCCTGATGCTGGCGGCCTGTGCCACTACCCCCACGCGTTCCGAGCCCACCGCGGGCGCCCCGGAGACGGCACCGTCGGCGGCGTCCCGGAGCCCTCCCCTCGAGCTCGTGGCCCAGTCACCGAGGCAGTGGACGGGCATCACCGTCTCGAAGGCGGGCCGCATCTTCGTCAACTTCCCCCGCTGGTCCGAGGACGTGCCCGTCTCGGTGGCCGAGCTGAAGAACGGCACCGTCACGCCCTGGCCGGATGCCACCTGGAACACGTGGGCC from Hyalangium gracile harbors:
- a CDS encoding sensor histidine kinase translates to MRSVYPGLEVTLRGRLDPSVGEVALVPQDFGRAILNILANSLYAVEEKRRSAGAGFSPEVTLSSQSVDARVEIRIRDNGTGIARELQDRIFTPFFTTKPTGAGTGLGLSIAYDIVVRQHRGEIRFESEEGHFTECLIVLPRGR
- a CDS encoding ankyrin repeat domain-containing protein; protein product: MTPTNLFEAIEHADLSALERLLAAGADPDEADVHAYQATPLSYACDRGETGAVRILLSAGADPNVSAYAPPLVAAATHGFAELVEILLKAGASVNDADETGTGALWIAAANGFADIARCLVEAGANREQADHDGQSPADVALENGHAALANYLADPTRYPATHAFWRSSKKNARKAAQARRDAVQKEAAGGAPAEPEWTFSGGIARSPWATQDFPSIASQGNLKLARAMLDAGLDPDWTQFKGHATALMQAARAGELAMVELLLTRGARPGHRTEKGLTALHMALFKPSARLHTPVVERLLAAGADPNAADQEGQRPLHMALSHAIPDIVKALIAAGGDPFLRDRAGRAPADWAPTRGKHAATIQALLEEARASR